Proteins encoded in a region of the Nocardia asteroides genome:
- a CDS encoding valine--tRNA ligase — MTSAAPDNTRNRADALPKSWTPGEVEAEMYERWVAAGYFTADPASGKPPYSIVLPPPNVTGTLHMGHALDHTLMDTLSRRKRMQGYEVLWLPGMDHAGIATQTVVEKQLAVDGKTKEDFGRELFVQKVWDWKRESGGAIQWQMRALGDGVDWSRDRFTMDEGLSRAVQTMFKRLYDAGLIYRAERLVNWSPELRTAISDIEVKYEDVEGELVSLRYGALNDDEPHVVVATTRVETMLGDTAVAVHPEDPRYRALIGTTLEHPITGRQIPIIADDYVDPEFGSGAVKITPAHDPNDFEMGLRHGLPMPTIMDERGRITGTGTEFDGMDRFEARVKVRERLAREGRVVAEKRPYLHSVGHSERTGEPIEPRLSMQWWVKVESLAKAAGDAVRSGDTVIHPKSQEPRWFGWVDDMHDWCISRQLWWGHRIPIWYGPEGEVVCVGPDEQAPEGWVQDPDVLDTWFSSGLWPFSTMGWPHATAELEKFYPTSVLVTGYDILFFWVARMMMFGTYVAEDAALTVGKGGERQVPFKDVFLHGLIRDQYGKKMSKSRGNGIDPLDWINGFGADATRFTLARGAQPGGDLSVGEPHVLASRSFVTKLFNAVKFALMNGARVGDLPDRAQLTDADRWILDRLDAVRAEADAAFDAYEFGKACEALYHFAWDELCDWYLELTKVQFAADGTRAEATELVLGSVLDAVLRLLHPVIPFVTEALWQALTGGESVVIAPWPQPSGVPADQGAAQRISDTQRLITEIRRFRSDQGLADKQKVAAKLIGVDEAGLGEQAASVANLARLTEPGADFAATASVEVRLSTGTVTVELDTSGAVDLDAERRRLEKDLAAAEKELQNTTAKLGNEAFLAKAPEHVVDKIRGRQQVASDEVARIGTRLAELSGK; from the coding sequence GTGACCAGCGCAGCCCCTGACAACACGCGTAATCGTGCCGATGCCCTCCCCAAAAGCTGGACCCCCGGCGAGGTGGAGGCCGAGATGTACGAGCGCTGGGTAGCCGCCGGCTATTTCACCGCCGATCCCGCCAGCGGGAAGCCGCCGTACTCGATCGTGCTGCCGCCGCCGAACGTCACCGGCACCCTGCACATGGGCCACGCGCTCGACCACACCTTGATGGACACGCTGTCGCGCCGCAAGCGCATGCAGGGCTACGAGGTGCTCTGGCTGCCCGGCATGGACCACGCGGGCATCGCCACCCAGACCGTGGTGGAAAAGCAGCTCGCGGTGGACGGCAAGACGAAGGAAGACTTCGGCCGCGAACTGTTCGTGCAGAAGGTTTGGGACTGGAAGCGCGAGTCCGGCGGCGCCATCCAGTGGCAGATGCGCGCGCTCGGCGACGGCGTGGACTGGAGCCGGGACCGCTTCACCATGGACGAGGGCCTCTCGCGCGCCGTGCAGACCATGTTCAAGCGGCTCTACGACGCGGGACTGATCTACCGCGCGGAGCGGCTGGTGAACTGGTCGCCGGAGCTGCGTACCGCGATCTCCGACATCGAGGTCAAATACGAGGACGTCGAAGGCGAGCTGGTCTCGCTGCGCTACGGCGCCCTGAACGACGACGAGCCGCACGTCGTCGTGGCCACCACCCGGGTGGAGACCATGCTCGGCGACACCGCGGTGGCCGTGCATCCGGAGGATCCGCGCTACCGGGCGTTGATCGGCACCACCCTGGAGCATCCGATCACCGGACGGCAGATCCCGATCATCGCCGACGACTACGTCGATCCCGAATTCGGCTCGGGCGCGGTGAAGATCACACCGGCGCATGATCCCAACGACTTCGAGATGGGTCTGCGGCACGGCCTGCCGATGCCGACCATCATGGACGAGCGCGGCCGGATCACCGGCACCGGAACCGAGTTCGACGGCATGGACCGCTTCGAGGCGCGCGTCAAGGTGCGCGAGCGGCTCGCCAGGGAGGGCCGGGTGGTCGCCGAGAAGCGGCCGTACCTGCACAGCGTGGGGCACTCCGAGCGCACCGGCGAGCCGATCGAGCCGCGCCTGTCCATGCAGTGGTGGGTGAAGGTCGAGTCACTGGCCAAGGCCGCCGGTGACGCCGTGCGGTCCGGTGACACCGTGATCCACCCGAAGAGCCAGGAGCCGCGCTGGTTCGGCTGGGTCGACGACATGCACGACTGGTGCATCTCGCGTCAGCTGTGGTGGGGCCACCGCATCCCGATCTGGTACGGCCCCGAGGGCGAAGTGGTGTGCGTCGGGCCCGACGAACAGGCGCCCGAGGGCTGGGTCCAGGACCCGGACGTGCTCGACACCTGGTTCTCCTCCGGCCTGTGGCCGTTCTCCACGATGGGCTGGCCGCACGCCACCGCCGAGCTGGAGAAGTTCTATCCGACAAGCGTTCTCGTCACCGGCTACGACATCCTGTTCTTCTGGGTGGCGCGGATGATGATGTTCGGCACCTACGTCGCCGAGGACGCCGCGCTGACCGTCGGCAAGGGCGGCGAGCGGCAGGTGCCGTTCAAGGACGTCTTCCTGCACGGCCTGATCCGCGACCAGTACGGCAAGAAGATGTCCAAGTCGCGCGGCAACGGCATCGACCCGCTGGACTGGATCAACGGCTTCGGAGCCGACGCCACGCGGTTCACCCTCGCGCGCGGCGCGCAGCCCGGCGGTGACCTCTCGGTCGGCGAGCCGCACGTGCTCGCCTCGCGCAGCTTCGTGACGAAGCTGTTCAACGCGGTCAAGTTCGCGCTGATGAACGGCGCGCGAGTCGGCGATCTGCCCGACCGCGCCCAGCTCACCGACGCCGACCGCTGGATCCTGGACCGGCTGGACGCGGTGCGCGCCGAGGCCGACGCCGCGTTCGACGCCTACGAGTTCGGCAAGGCGTGCGAGGCGCTCTATCACTTCGCCTGGGACGAGCTGTGCGATTGGTACCTGGAGCTGACCAAGGTGCAGTTCGCCGCCGACGGTACGCGCGCCGAGGCGACCGAGCTGGTGCTCGGTTCCGTGCTCGACGCGGTGCTGCGCCTGCTGCATCCGGTCATCCCGTTCGTCACCGAGGCGTTGTGGCAGGCGCTGACCGGCGGCGAATCGGTGGTGATCGCGCCGTGGCCGCAGCCCTCCGGTGTGCCCGCGGACCAGGGGGCGGCGCAACGCATCTCGGACACCCAGCGGTTGATCACGGAGATCCGTCGGTTCCGCAGCGACCAGGGCTTGGCGGACAAGCAGAAGGTGGCGGCCAAGCTCATCGGTGTGGACGAGGCGGGGCTCGGCGAGCAGGCCGCCTCGGTCGCGAATCTGGCGCGGCTCACCGAGCCCGGCGCCGACTTCGCCGCGACCGCGTCGGTGGAGGTCCGCCTGAGCACCGGGACGGTCACCGTGGAGCTGGACACTTCCGGCGCGGTCGACCTGGACGCCGAACGCCGCAGGCTGGAGAAGGATCTGGCCGCCGCGGAGAAGGAGCTCCAGAACACCACCGCCAAGCTCGGCAACGAGGCGTTCCTGGCCAAGGCACCCGAGCACGTGGTCGACAAGATCCGCGGCAGGCAGCAGGTCGCCTCCGACGAGGTGGCGCGCATCGGCACGCGACTGGCGGAGTTGAGCGGCAAGTGA
- a CDS encoding DUF4233 domain-containing protein, translating into MSDPADQGEQSVPAPATDPWKGFRGVMAGTLVLEAIVVLLALPVVADVGGGVTWVSGTYLVALAVVMVLGAGLQRRSWALPFNLGLQVFVLLGAFIHLSIGVIGVIFGVVWGFILVLRADVRSRMEKGLLPSQRIQRR; encoded by the coding sequence ATGAGCGATCCGGCCGACCAGGGCGAGCAGTCGGTACCCGCCCCCGCGACGGACCCGTGGAAAGGTTTCCGCGGCGTGATGGCGGGGACCTTGGTGCTCGAGGCGATCGTGGTGCTGCTCGCGCTGCCGGTGGTCGCCGACGTCGGCGGCGGGGTGACCTGGGTCTCGGGCACCTACCTCGTGGCGCTGGCGGTGGTGATGGTCCTCGGAGCCGGGTTGCAGCGGCGGTCCTGGGCGCTGCCGTTCAACCTCGGGTTACAGGTGTTCGTCCTGCTGGGTGCGTTCATCCACCTGTCCATCGGCGTCATCGGCGTGATCTTCGGGGTGGTCTGGGGCTTCATCCTGGTGCTGCGCGCCGATGTGCGCAGCCGGATGGAGAAAGGCCTGCTGCCCAGCCAGCGCATCCAGCGTCGGTAG
- the ndk gene encoding nucleoside-diphosphate kinase — protein sequence MTEQTLVLIKPDGVARGLVGEVLARIERKGLKIVALELKHVSGELAEGHYAEHAEKPFFGSLIDFITSGPVVAAILEGPRAIAAFRQIAGGTDPVEKAVPGSIRGDFALETQENLVHGSDSPESAKREIALWFPERPA from the coding sequence GTGACTGAGCAGACGTTGGTACTCATCAAGCCGGACGGTGTGGCCCGTGGCCTTGTCGGCGAGGTGCTGGCACGCATCGAGCGTAAGGGCCTGAAGATCGTCGCCCTCGAGCTGAAGCACGTGTCCGGGGAACTGGCCGAGGGCCACTACGCCGAGCACGCCGAGAAGCCGTTCTTCGGGTCCTTGATCGACTTCATCACCTCGGGCCCGGTTGTCGCGGCCATCCTGGAGGGCCCGCGCGCGATCGCCGCGTTCCGCCAGATCGCGGGCGGCACCGATCCGGTCGAGAAAGCCGTGCCTGGCAGCATTCGCGGAGACTTCGCTCTCGAGACGCAGGAGAACCTGGTCCACGGGTCCGATTCGCCCGAATCAGCCAAGCGTGAGATCGCGCTCTGGTTCCCCGAGCGGCCCGCCTGA
- a CDS encoding ATP-binding protein, whose translation MLLPDTLHDLRGGAIEEIRYPAAAALIVAGVPGAGKSTALRKFFGADSAATAPSRSSTGVLVLDSMQARNRWRPRLWWLPYLLWRPLVHAAHFLAIRTALRSATGPVVIHDCATFHWARALIARWAADRELHLLMLDVPAAVARAGQHSRGRRINHMSFRLHVRRWRQLMRAVATEQRSPAGASRSVVIVDRAAVDRLRCVSFD comes from the coding sequence ATCCTGCTCCCGGATACGCTGCACGACCTACGCGGTGGCGCGATCGAGGAGATCCGGTACCCGGCCGCGGCGGCGCTGATCGTCGCGGGCGTCCCCGGTGCGGGCAAGAGCACCGCGCTGCGGAAGTTCTTCGGCGCCGATTCGGCCGCCACCGCGCCGTCGCGCAGCTCCACCGGAGTGCTGGTGCTCGACTCGATGCAGGCCCGCAATCGCTGGCGGCCCAGGTTGTGGTGGCTGCCCTACCTGCTGTGGCGGCCGCTGGTGCATGCGGCGCATTTTCTGGCGATCCGCACCGCCTTGCGTTCTGCCACCGGTCCGGTCGTCATCCACGATTGCGCCACGTTCCACTGGGCCCGCGCCCTCATCGCGCGCTGGGCGGCGGATCGTGAACTGCACCTGCTCATGCTCGACGTGCCCGCGGCGGTCGCGCGCGCGGGCCAGCACAGCCGTGGCAGGCGGATCAACCACATGAGCTTCCGGCTGCACGTGCGGCGCTGGCGGCAACTGATGCGAGCGGTGGCGACCGAGCAGCGGTCGCCGGCCGGCGCGTCGAGGTCGGTCGTCATCGTCGACCGGGCGGCCGTGGACCGGTTGCGGTGCGTGAGTTTCGACTGA
- a CDS encoding NAD(P)/FAD-dependent oxidoreductase, giving the protein MSEIYDVVVVGGGAAGLSGALVLARARRRVAVIRGGAPRNAPAEHMHGFLSRDGMPPADLLAGGAAEVASYGAELIDDVVVDAEGTGDSAYMLRLGGGATLRARRVLVATGLRDELPDLPGVRERWGRDVLHCPYCHGYEVRDQPIGVLGGLEPGALARAVHLALLLPQWSRDVIFFPNTMPLSDGDRAHLDARRVRVLEGPVARLIVDDRLRGVELADGRAVPRTAMFVAPTFRANDDVLVALGCAFDDNGWVVTDATGRTSAAGVWAAGNVADPAAQVISAAGAGSTAAMAINGDLVLADATVPAR; this is encoded by the coding sequence ATGAGCGAGATATACGACGTGGTGGTCGTAGGTGGCGGCGCGGCGGGACTGTCCGGGGCGTTGGTCCTGGCCCGGGCGCGGCGACGGGTGGCGGTGATCAGAGGCGGTGCGCCGCGCAACGCGCCCGCCGAGCACATGCACGGGTTCCTGTCCCGGGACGGGATGCCACCGGCGGACCTGCTGGCCGGCGGAGCCGCCGAGGTCGCGAGCTACGGTGCGGAACTGATCGATGACGTCGTCGTCGACGCGGAGGGGACCGGGGACTCGGCGTACATGCTGCGCCTGGGCGGCGGCGCGACTCTGCGGGCGCGCCGCGTGCTCGTCGCCACCGGGCTGCGCGACGAACTGCCGGACCTGCCGGGAGTGCGGGAGCGATGGGGTCGCGATGTGCTGCACTGCCCGTACTGCCACGGCTACGAGGTCCGTGACCAGCCGATCGGTGTGCTCGGCGGGCTGGAACCAGGAGCCCTGGCCCGCGCGGTGCACTTGGCCCTGCTGCTGCCGCAGTGGTCGCGGGACGTCATCTTCTTCCCGAACACGATGCCCCTGTCCGACGGTGACCGCGCCCACCTGGACGCGCGCCGGGTGCGGGTGCTCGAAGGCCCGGTGGCCCGGTTGATCGTGGACGACCGGCTGCGCGGCGTGGAACTGGCCGATGGACGGGCGGTGCCGAGAACGGCGATGTTCGTCGCGCCGACCTTCCGCGCCAACGACGACGTGCTGGTCGCGTTGGGCTGCGCGTTCGACGACAACGGCTGGGTGGTCACCGACGCGACCGGGCGTACCAGCGCGGCGGGAGTCTGGGCCGCGGGCAATGTCGCCGATCCGGCTGCCCAGGTGATCTCCGCGGCGGGTGCGGGCTCGACCGCCGCGATGGCGATCAACGGTGACCTGGTGCTGGCCGACGCCACCGTACCCGCCCGATAA
- a CDS encoding FAD-binding oxidoreductase produces MVWDAWGVPAGHQPLSERIRGLLSQVFGVSGNPVARRDEGDVPLRESALTPALRAGLIEVVGSANVSADHRDRLRHAGGKSTPDLLRRRAEGPQDAPDAVVFPADHEQVLAVLAYCATHAVAVVPFGGGTSVVGGVDPVRGRFGAVIALDLRRLDGVTEIDPISGTATLGAGLTGPRAEELLGAHGLSLGHFPQSFEFATIGGFAATRSSGQASAGYGRFDDMVQRLKIATPTGTLELGRAPASAAGPDLRELFVGSEGTLGVITEVTLRVHPVPDTVAYQAWSFPDFRTGAAALRSVVQAGAAPTVLRLSDEAETGINLARSGDIGGNPVTGCLAVTTFEGSAAHVAARSAEASALLAAAGGTALGETPAREWEHGRFAAPYLRDALLDVGVLCETLETATTWSNLSALKAEVTAALTDSLGGQGTPPLVMCHISHTYPTGASLYFTVVAKQLDDPLAQWQAAKRAAGDAIVAAGSTITHHHAVGTDHRPWVPDEVGDLGVRVLRAVKAELDPAGILNPGKLLP; encoded by the coding sequence ATGGTCTGGGATGCTTGGGGTGTCCCGGCTGGACACCAGCCCCTTTCGGAGCGGATCCGTGGTCTGCTGTCGCAGGTGTTCGGGGTGTCGGGCAACCCGGTGGCGCGCCGCGATGAGGGCGACGTGCCACTGCGCGAATCGGCGTTGACGCCCGCGCTGCGAGCCGGGTTGATCGAGGTGGTCGGCTCCGCGAACGTGTCGGCCGACCACCGCGATCGGCTGCGGCACGCCGGGGGAAAGAGCACACCCGATCTGCTGCGCAGGCGGGCCGAGGGCCCGCAGGACGCGCCGGATGCCGTCGTCTTCCCCGCCGATCACGAGCAGGTCCTCGCCGTGCTCGCCTACTGCGCGACGCACGCCGTCGCGGTGGTGCCCTTCGGCGGCGGCACCAGCGTGGTCGGCGGGGTCGACCCCGTGCGCGGTCGCTTCGGCGCCGTGATCGCGCTGGACCTGCGCAGGCTCGACGGCGTCACCGAGATCGATCCGATCAGTGGCACCGCCACGCTGGGCGCGGGCCTGACCGGTCCGCGGGCGGAGGAACTGCTCGGTGCGCACGGGCTCTCGCTCGGTCACTTCCCGCAGAGTTTCGAGTTCGCCACGATCGGCGGCTTCGCGGCGACGCGCTCGTCCGGCCAGGCGTCGGCGGGTTACGGCCGCTTCGACGACATGGTGCAGCGGCTGAAGATCGCCACGCCCACCGGCACGCTCGAACTCGGTCGCGCACCCGCCTCCGCCGCCGGGCCGGATCTGCGCGAGTTGTTCGTCGGCTCGGAGGGGACGCTCGGTGTGATCACCGAGGTCACCCTGCGAGTGCACCCGGTTCCGGACACCGTCGCTTACCAGGCGTGGTCGTTTCCCGACTTCCGGACCGGCGCCGCCGCATTGCGTTCGGTGGTGCAGGCGGGCGCGGCGCCGACCGTGCTCCGGCTCTCCGACGAGGCGGAGACCGGGATCAACCTCGCCCGCTCCGGCGATATCGGCGGCAACCCGGTAACCGGGTGCCTGGCCGTCACCACCTTCGAGGGCAGCGCGGCGCACGTCGCCGCCCGCAGTGCCGAAGCGAGTGCGCTGCTGGCCGCGGCGGGCGGCACGGCCCTGGGCGAGACACCGGCGCGGGAATGGGAGCACGGCCGTTTCGCCGCGCCGTACCTGCGTGACGCGCTCCTGGATGTCGGCGTGCTCTGCGAAACGCTGGAAACGGCCACCACCTGGTCGAACCTGAGTGCGCTGAAGGCCGAGGTGACCGCGGCGCTGACCGATTCGCTCGGCGGGCAGGGGACGCCGCCCCTGGTCATGTGCCACATCTCGCATACCTACCCGACTGGCGCGTCGCTGTATTTCACGGTCGTCGCCAAGCAGTTGGACGACCCGCTGGCCCAGTGGCAGGCCGCCAAGCGCGCGGCGGGCGACGCGATCGTCGCGGCGGGCAGCACCATCACCCATCACCACGCGGTGGGAACCGATCACCGTCCCTGGGTGCCGGACGAGGTGGGCGACCTCGGCGTGCGCGTCCTGCGCGCGGTGAAGGCAGAACTCGACCCGGCCGGCATCCTGAACCCCGGAAAGCTGCTGCCATGA
- a CDS encoding XRE family transcriptional regulator yields MSTPPAVTAALADIGPRLKALRTRRNVTLTALAESTGISKSTLSRLESGQRKASLELLLPIAMAHQVPLDELVAAPRIADPRVHSTARKINGLTIVPLTRQPGPLQAFKIVIPPDRGEPDPKVHEGFEWLYVLSGRLRLVLGEHDLVLGPGEAAEFDTRQPHWFGSAGRGPVEILSLFGSQGERMHLRARSAGRKRE; encoded by the coding sequence ATGTCCACACCACCGGCTGTCACCGCGGCCCTGGCCGACATCGGCCCGCGGCTCAAAGCGCTGCGCACCCGCCGCAACGTCACACTCACCGCGCTGGCGGAAAGCACCGGGATCTCCAAGAGCACGCTCTCACGCCTGGAGTCCGGACAGCGAAAAGCCAGCCTGGAGCTACTGCTGCCGATCGCGATGGCCCACCAGGTGCCGCTGGACGAACTGGTGGCCGCGCCCCGGATCGCCGATCCCCGGGTCCACTCGACGGCGCGGAAGATCAACGGGCTCACCATTGTTCCACTCACCCGGCAACCGGGCCCGTTGCAGGCGTTCAAGATCGTCATTCCGCCTGATCGCGGCGAGCCCGACCCCAAGGTGCACGAGGGTTTCGAGTGGCTCTACGTGCTGTCCGGCCGGCTCCGACTGGTGCTCGGCGAGCACGATCTGGTGCTCGGCCCCGGCGAGGCGGCCGAATTCGACACCCGCCAGCCGCATTGGTTCGGCAGCGCGGGCCGAGGCCCGGTGGAAATCCTCAGCCTTTTCGGGTCCCAGGGCGAACGTATGCATCTTCGCGCCAGGTCGGCGGGCCGGAAACGCGAATAA
- a CDS encoding TetR/AcrR family transcriptional regulator: MTAPDISAENPLSATDLAILDAARACVQEFGVRRTTLTEVARRAGVSRPTVYRRWPDTGALVAELLVRELRGIVAAAMPSAGSARTRLVEGMVTGAATVRANPLFGKIFRTDTDLMLTYVFGRLGRNQRALIELFAAGIREGQQDGSIRGGDPERMATMLLLIAQSAVQSAGTVAPLLAGEHLDTELRHAIDGYLDDHTREAAADSDRRNPR; this comes from the coding sequence TTGACCGCTCCCGACATCTCCGCCGAGAACCCGCTCTCGGCGACCGACCTGGCGATCCTCGACGCGGCCCGTGCCTGCGTCCAGGAATTCGGCGTGCGCCGCACCACGCTCACCGAGGTGGCACGGCGTGCGGGCGTCAGCAGGCCGACCGTCTACCGCCGCTGGCCGGATACCGGCGCGCTGGTGGCCGAGCTGCTGGTCCGCGAGCTGCGCGGCATCGTGGCGGCGGCCATGCCGTCCGCGGGCAGCGCGCGCACCAGGCTGGTCGAGGGCATGGTCACGGGCGCGGCGACCGTTCGGGCGAATCCTTTGTTCGGCAAGATTTTTCGCACCGACACCGATCTGATGCTCACCTACGTCTTCGGCAGGCTCGGGCGCAACCAGCGCGCTCTGATCGAGCTGTTCGCGGCCGGTATACGGGAAGGCCAGCAGGACGGCTCCATACGCGGCGGCGACCCGGAGCGGATGGCCACGATGCTGCTGCTGATCGCGCAGTCCGCGGTGCAGTCGGCGGGCACCGTCGCGCCGCTGCTGGCGGGCGAGCACCTCGACACCGAACTCCGTCACGCCATCGACGGGTACCTCGACGACCACACCCGCGAAGCGGCCGCGGACTCCGATCGAAGGAACCCGCGATGA
- a CDS encoding YegS/Rv2252/BmrU family lipid kinase produces the protein MRRITVVTNPRSGHGRGGDAASAAIARFRAGGAEVTEVCAPSVAETVRQVRDSIAGVGGAPPDAVVCVGGDGLINVTLPAVAETGVALGMIPAGTGNDLARELGVPTDDPLAAAALVLRGRTRTIDLGRIDAPGQPMWFATVIGTGFDARVTLRANEMRWPKGRLRYTVAALAEISGRFTVPYRVELEGAVTDGLTNPGEGALLETEAVMVAVGNTRTYGGGMLICPDAIMDDGLLDLTVVGALSRVEMLRLLPALSAGKRRDHPEVKQFRAAAVTLTAAGAPATADGEPAGTLPITIRAVPGALTVLVP, from the coding sequence GTGCGCAGAATCACCGTGGTGACCAACCCGCGGTCCGGGCACGGTAGAGGCGGCGACGCGGCGAGCGCCGCGATCGCCCGTTTCCGCGCGGGCGGGGCCGAGGTCACCGAGGTGTGCGCCCCTTCCGTCGCCGAAACGGTCCGGCAGGTGCGGGATTCCATCGCGGGCGTGGGCGGCGCGCCGCCGGACGCTGTGGTCTGCGTCGGCGGCGACGGCCTGATCAATGTGACCCTTCCGGCCGTCGCGGAGACCGGGGTCGCGCTCGGCATGATTCCCGCGGGCACCGGCAACGACCTGGCCAGGGAACTCGGGGTGCCGACCGACGATCCGCTCGCCGCCGCCGCTCTGGTGTTGCGCGGCCGGACCAGGACGATCGATCTCGGCCGGATCGATGCGCCGGGGCAGCCGATGTGGTTCGCCACGGTGATCGGCACCGGATTCGATGCGCGAGTCACCCTGCGCGCCAACGAGATGCGCTGGCCGAAAGGGAGACTGCGCTACACCGTCGCCGCGCTGGCCGAGATCTCCGGGCGCTTCACCGTGCCCTATCGGGTCGAGTTGGAGGGCGCGGTGACCGACGGGTTGACCAACCCGGGGGAGGGCGCCCTGCTGGAGACCGAGGCGGTCATGGTCGCGGTCGGTAACACCCGCACCTATGGCGGCGGCATGCTGATCTGCCCGGACGCGATCATGGACGACGGACTGCTCGACCTGACCGTGGTCGGCGCGTTGTCGCGCGTGGAGATGTTGCGCCTGCTGCCCGCGCTGTCGGCGGGTAAGCGCCGCGACCACCCGGAGGTCAAGCAGTTCCGCGCCGCGGCCGTCACGCTCACCGCCGCGGGCGCGCCCGCCACCGCCGACGGTGAACCGGCGGGCACCTTGCCGATCACCATTCGGGCGGTCCCCGGCGCGTTGACCGTCCTGGTGCCCTGA
- a CDS encoding bifunctional folylpolyglutamate synthase/dihydrofolate synthase, producing MALVEAELDRRWPETKIEPSLARIATLMDLLGSPQQNYPAIHIAGTNGKTSVTRMIDALLTALHRRTGRITSPHLQLASERISIDNAPISPGRYVEIYRELLPYVEMIDKQSQSAGGPAMSKFEVLTGMAFAAFAEAPIDVAVVETGLGGTWDATNVVDGQVAVITPIGLDHTDYLGPDLASIAGEKAGIIKRAPESLVPRDNVAVIAQQEPEAMEVLLRRAVEVDAAVAREGSEFRVLARQIAVGGQQLELQGLGGVYDEIFLPLHGEHQARNAVLALAAVEAFFGAGAQRRLDIDAVRAGFASVTSPGRLERMRSAPTIFIDAAHNPAGARALAATLTEEFDFRKLVGVVAVLGDKDAAGILTALEPVFDEIVVTSNGSPRALDVETLTDLAVQRFGDERVVTAATLPDALETAIAIAEEVGEPGETVSGAGVVITGSVVTAGAARALFGKDPA from the coding sequence ATGGCGCTGGTCGAGGCGGAACTCGACCGGCGCTGGCCGGAAACCAAGATCGAGCCCTCGCTCGCCAGGATCGCGACGTTGATGGACCTGCTCGGCTCGCCGCAGCAGAACTACCCGGCCATCCACATCGCGGGCACCAACGGCAAGACCTCGGTGACCAGGATGATCGACGCGCTGCTCACCGCGCTGCACCGGCGCACCGGCCGGATCACCAGTCCCCACCTGCAACTGGCCTCCGAGCGGATCAGCATCGACAACGCGCCGATCTCCCCCGGCCGGTACGTGGAGATCTACCGCGAACTGCTGCCCTACGTCGAGATGATCGACAAGCAGTCGCAGTCCGCGGGCGGGCCCGCCATGAGCAAATTCGAGGTGCTCACCGGCATGGCCTTCGCCGCCTTCGCCGAGGCGCCGATCGATGTCGCGGTCGTCGAGACGGGTTTGGGCGGCACCTGGGACGCCACGAACGTCGTCGACGGGCAGGTCGCGGTGATCACGCCGATCGGCCTGGACCACACCGACTACCTCGGTCCGGACCTGGCCTCGATCGCGGGCGAGAAGGCCGGGATCATCAAGCGCGCCCCGGAAAGCCTGGTGCCGCGCGACAACGTCGCCGTGATCGCGCAGCAGGAACCGGAGGCGATGGAGGTGCTGCTGCGCCGCGCCGTCGAAGTGGACGCCGCGGTGGCGCGCGAGGGCTCCGAGTTCCGCGTGCTCGCCCGGCAGATCGCGGTCGGCGGGCAGCAACTCGAGTTGCAGGGTCTCGGCGGGGTGTACGACGAGATCTTCCTGCCGCTGCACGGCGAGCACCAAGCGCGCAACGCGGTGCTCGCGCTGGCGGCGGTGGAGGCGTTCTTCGGCGCGGGCGCGCAGCGCAGGCTCGACATCGACGCCGTGCGCGCCGGTTTCGCGAGCGTGACCAGTCCCGGACGGCTCGAGCGTATGCGCAGCGCGCCGACCATCTTCATCGACGCCGCGCACAACCCCGCGGGCGCGCGGGCGCTGGCCGCGACGCTGACCGAGGAGTTCGACTTCCGCAAGCTGGTCGGCGTGGTCGCGGTGCTCGGCGACAAGGACGCCGCCGGCATCCTGACCGCGCTGGAGCCGGTGTTCGACGAGATCGTCGTCACCAGCAACGGCTCGCCGCGCGCGCTGGACGTGGAGACCTTGACCGACCTCGCGGTACAGCGATTCGGCGACGAGCGGGTGGTCACCGCCGCCACGCTGCCCGACGCGCTGGAGACCGCGATCGCGATCGCCGAAGAGGTGGGCGAACCGGGGGAGACGGTGTCGGGCGCGGGCGTGGTGATCACCGGGTCGGTGGTCACGGCAGGCGCGGCTCGCGCGCTGTTCGGGAAGGACCCGGCATGA